A window of the Hypomesus transpacificus isolate Combined female chromosome 8, fHypTra1, whole genome shotgun sequence genome harbors these coding sequences:
- the tgfbr1b gene encoding TGF-beta receptor type-1b isoform X2 → MGAVPCCLFLIVIFFGTRIQENGALQCYCERCSNSSCTTAEDGVCFVSFTTKPGGRPIMHQSMCVHGNELIPRDRPFICASSSRDYEGVFCCDKDWCNKNPDLSAFPVPTAKTPSLGPVALAAVIAGPVCVLCFVLVLVFYVCHSRLGLHQRVPSEEDPSIDHPFITVGTTLKDLIYDMTTSGSGSGLPLLVQRTIARTIILQESIGKGRFGEVWRGKWRGEEVAVKIFSSREERSWFREAEIYQTVMLRHENILGFIAADNKDNGTWTQLWLVSDYHEHGSLFDYLNRYTVTVEGMIKLSLSTASGLAHLHMEIVGTQGKPAIAHRDLKSKNILVKKNGTCCIADLGLAVRHDSATDTIDIAPNHRVGTKRYMAPEVLDDSINMKHFESFKRADIYAMGLVFWEIASRCSIGDYQLPYHDLVQSDPSVEEMRKVVCEQKLRPNIPNRWQSCEALRVMAKIMRECWYANGAARLTALRIKKTLSQLSQQEGIKM, encoded by the exons ccctccagtgcTACTGTGAGCGCTGCTCAAACTCGTCCTGCACCACCGCGGAAGACGGCGTGTGCTTCGTGTCGTTCACCACCAAGCCCGGGGGCCGGCCCATCATGCACCAGAGCATGTGTGTCCATGGCAACGAGCTGATCCCGCGGGACCGGCCCTTCATCtgcgcctcctcctccagggactACGAGGGGGTCTTCTGCTGCGACAAGGACTGGTGCAACAAGAACCCCGACCTCAGCGCCTTCCCAG tgcCGACGGCGAAGACTCCGTCCCTGGGCCCGGTGGCGCTAGCGGCCGTCATCGCGGGGCCCGTGTGCGTGCTGTGCTtcgtgctggtgctggtgttcTACGTGTGCCACAGCCGGCTGGGGCTCCACCAACGCGTCCCCAGCGAGGAAGACCCCTCCATAGACCACCCCTTCATCACCGTGGGCACCACCCTCAAAGACCTCATCTACGACATGACCACCTCCGGCTCCGGCTCAG ggctccccctgctggtgcaGAGGACCATCGCCAGGaccatcatcctgcaggagaGCATCGGGAAGGGCCGCTTCGGCGAGGTGTGGCGGGGCAAGTGGCGGGGCGAGGAGGTGGCCGTGAAGATCTTCTCGTCGCGGGAGGAGCGCTCATGGTTCCGCGAGGCGGAGATCTACCAGACCGTCATGCTGCGCCACGAGAACATCCTGGGCTTCATCGCCGCCGACAACAAAG ataaCGGCACGTGGACCCAGCTGTGGCTGGTGTCGGACTACCACGAGCACGGCTCTCTGTTTGACTACCTGAACCGCTACACGGTGACGGTGGAAGGCATGATCAAGCTGTCTCTGTCCACCGCCAGCGGCCTGGCGCACCTGCACATGGAGATCGTCGGCACGCAAG gtaaGCCAGCGATCGCCCACAGAGACCTGAAGTCCAAGAACATTCTGGTCAAGAAGAACGGGACCTGCTGCATCGCTGACCTGGGATTGGCTGTCCGTCACGACTCCGCCACCGACACCATTGACATCGCACCCAATCACCGAGTGGGAACCAAAAG gtacATGGCCCCAGAAGTCCTGGATGACTCAATAAACATGAAGCATTTCGAGTCCTTCAAGAGGGCCGACATCTACGCCATGGGCCTGGTGTTCTGGGAGATCGCCAGCAGGTGCTCAATCggag ACTACCAGCTGCCCTACCATGACCTGGTACAGTCCGATCCTTCAGTGGAGGAGATGAGAAAGGTGGTGTGTGAGCAGAAACTCCGGCCCAACATTCCCAACCGGTGGCAGAGCTGCGAG gcgcTGCGTGTCATGGCCAAGATCATGAGGGAGTGCTGGTACGCCAACGGCGCGGCGCGCCTCACGGCGCTACGCATCAAGAAGACGCTGTCGCAGCTCAGCCAACAGGAGGGCATCAAGATGTAG
- the tgfbr1b gene encoding TGF-beta receptor type-1b isoform X1, with protein sequence MGAVPCCLFLIVIFFGTRIQENGALQCYCERCSNSSCTTAEDGVCFVSFTTKPGGRPIMHQSMCVHGNELIPRDRPFICASSSRDYEGVFCCDKDWCNKNPDLSAFPVPTAKTPSLGPVALAAVIAGPVCVLCFVLVLVFYVCHSRLGLHQRVPSEEDPSIDHPFITVGTTLKDLIYDMTTSGSGSGLPLLVQRTIARTIILQESIGKGRFGEVWRGKWRGEEVAVKIFSSREERSWFREAEIYQTVMLRHENILGFIAADNKDNGTWTQLWLVSDYHEHGSLFDYLNRYTVTVEGMIKLSLSTASGLAHLHMEIVGTQGKPAIAHRDLKSKNILVKKNGTCCIADLGLAVRHDSATDTIDIAPNHRVGTKRYMAPEVLDDSINMKHFESFKRADIYAMGLVFWEIASRCSIGGIYEDYQLPYHDLVQSDPSVEEMRKVVCEQKLRPNIPNRWQSCEALRVMAKIMRECWYANGAARLTALRIKKTLSQLSQQEGIKM encoded by the exons ccctccagtgcTACTGTGAGCGCTGCTCAAACTCGTCCTGCACCACCGCGGAAGACGGCGTGTGCTTCGTGTCGTTCACCACCAAGCCCGGGGGCCGGCCCATCATGCACCAGAGCATGTGTGTCCATGGCAACGAGCTGATCCCGCGGGACCGGCCCTTCATCtgcgcctcctcctccagggactACGAGGGGGTCTTCTGCTGCGACAAGGACTGGTGCAACAAGAACCCCGACCTCAGCGCCTTCCCAG tgcCGACGGCGAAGACTCCGTCCCTGGGCCCGGTGGCGCTAGCGGCCGTCATCGCGGGGCCCGTGTGCGTGCTGTGCTtcgtgctggtgctggtgttcTACGTGTGCCACAGCCGGCTGGGGCTCCACCAACGCGTCCCCAGCGAGGAAGACCCCTCCATAGACCACCCCTTCATCACCGTGGGCACCACCCTCAAAGACCTCATCTACGACATGACCACCTCCGGCTCCGGCTCAG ggctccccctgctggtgcaGAGGACCATCGCCAGGaccatcatcctgcaggagaGCATCGGGAAGGGCCGCTTCGGCGAGGTGTGGCGGGGCAAGTGGCGGGGCGAGGAGGTGGCCGTGAAGATCTTCTCGTCGCGGGAGGAGCGCTCATGGTTCCGCGAGGCGGAGATCTACCAGACCGTCATGCTGCGCCACGAGAACATCCTGGGCTTCATCGCCGCCGACAACAAAG ataaCGGCACGTGGACCCAGCTGTGGCTGGTGTCGGACTACCACGAGCACGGCTCTCTGTTTGACTACCTGAACCGCTACACGGTGACGGTGGAAGGCATGATCAAGCTGTCTCTGTCCACCGCCAGCGGCCTGGCGCACCTGCACATGGAGATCGTCGGCACGCAAG gtaaGCCAGCGATCGCCCACAGAGACCTGAAGTCCAAGAACATTCTGGTCAAGAAGAACGGGACCTGCTGCATCGCTGACCTGGGATTGGCTGTCCGTCACGACTCCGCCACCGACACCATTGACATCGCACCCAATCACCGAGTGGGAACCAAAAG gtacATGGCCCCAGAAGTCCTGGATGACTCAATAAACATGAAGCATTTCGAGTCCTTCAAGAGGGCCGACATCTACGCCATGGGCCTGGTGTTCTGGGAGATCGCCAGCAGGTGCTCAATCggag GCATCTATGAAGACTACCAGCTGCCCTACCATGACCTGGTACAGTCCGATCCTTCAGTGGAGGAGATGAGAAAGGTGGTGTGTGAGCAGAAACTCCGGCCCAACATTCCCAACCGGTGGCAGAGCTGCGAG gcgcTGCGTGTCATGGCCAAGATCATGAGGGAGTGCTGGTACGCCAACGGCGCGGCGCGCCTCACGGCGCTACGCATCAAGAAGACGCTGTCGCAGCTCAGCCAACAGGAGGGCATCAAGATGTAG